The Allorhodopirellula heiligendammensis genome includes a window with the following:
- a CDS encoding NRDE family protein codes for MCLLAVQYRLVPESPILVAANREEYVDRPSQTPSIQSGKPRVLCGIDQKGGGTWLGVNQNGLFVGLTNRATATPLFGQRSRGQLAMDLLRCTSSRKALEKAHAEFAKNRYEGCNIIIADAKAGYAIHADERQEVVELQEGLNIIGARNLNDPDDPRVQLARRLLTLQTLDSPVKFLAVASKVFARAPVGPGRPSMIVRNGDYATVCSTLIALGVKPRDAIYQFSNGAPDQNKYEDYSPMLRDILSRGLREARTKAKVS; via the coding sequence ATGTGCTTACTAGCTGTTCAGTACCGTTTGGTCCCCGAAAGTCCAATTCTCGTCGCGGCCAATCGCGAGGAGTATGTTGATCGACCGAGTCAAACTCCGTCGATTCAGTCGGGTAAACCGCGTGTGCTCTGTGGAATCGATCAAAAAGGCGGCGGCACCTGGTTGGGTGTCAATCAAAATGGCCTGTTCGTCGGCTTGACCAACCGTGCGACCGCGACCCCCTTGTTTGGGCAGCGTTCGCGTGGCCAACTTGCGATGGACCTGCTGCGGTGCACTTCCTCTCGCAAGGCACTTGAAAAGGCCCATGCCGAGTTTGCAAAAAACCGCTATGAAGGCTGCAATATTATCATTGCGGACGCCAAGGCTGGTTATGCGATCCATGCTGACGAGCGACAAGAGGTCGTTGAGTTGCAGGAAGGACTGAACATCATCGGTGCCCGCAACCTGAACGACCCCGATGATCCGCGAGTGCAACTCGCTCGACGCCTGCTGACGTTGCAAACACTCGATTCGCCGGTCAAGTTTTTGGCGGTGGCCAGTAAGGTATTTGCCCGGGCGCCAGTCGGCCCAGGTCGGCCGAGTATGATCGTACGTAATGGCGACTATGCCACCGTATGCAGCACGTTGATTGCGTTGGGCGTCAAGCCCCGCGACGCGATCTACCAGTTCAGTAACGGTGCTCCCGATCAGAACAAGTACGAAGACTACTCGCCGATGCTGCGTGATATCCTCAGCCGTGGGCTGCGAGAGGCCCGTACCAAAGCCAAGGTGTCCTAA
- a CDS encoding DUF1559 domain-containing protein has translation MTWYPRKKRDRGFTLVELLVVIAIIGVLVGLLLPAVQAAREAARRMSCSNNFKQLGLGLHNYHSSYNTLPAGWDGTSANGRRVNQVLVGTLPFLEQQALWQQIANPLLDNGVTYPPFGTGPGTDNPAYPPWRANVQMFRCPSDPELPVTGSGYTNYGKSYGDGIRSTGRPKDGSWGDRGGQRGMFCTYRQNGFRDVLDGLSNTVIMGEMCTYNGKRSVLSGIVRLPEGDWAHRATTPATCKAGNHIDPERPQFYTTAAALWPRGQRWADGHFHETAVGTAGPPNTTSCLRMNDSYDGMMTVTSYHSGGAHALMGDGAVKFITESIDTGDSNSLPASMNGAPFLAAGIESPYGVWGAMGTIDCGETVSVP, from the coding sequence ATGACTTGGTATCCGAGGAAGAAGCGTGATCGTGGTTTCACGCTCGTTGAGTTGCTGGTGGTGATTGCGATCATCGGCGTGTTGGTGGGATTGCTGTTGCCAGCGGTCCAGGCGGCTCGAGAGGCAGCTCGGCGAATGAGCTGTAGCAATAATTTCAAGCAATTGGGGCTAGGTCTCCATAACTATCATTCCAGTTACAACACCCTGCCCGCAGGCTGGGACGGCACCAGCGCGAACGGTCGCCGCGTCAACCAAGTATTGGTGGGAACGCTGCCATTTCTGGAGCAGCAAGCACTGTGGCAGCAAATCGCCAATCCATTGCTCGATAATGGAGTTACCTATCCTCCATTTGGAACTGGCCCGGGAACGGACAACCCCGCGTACCCGCCGTGGCGCGCGAATGTGCAAATGTTTCGTTGTCCCAGCGATCCAGAACTCCCCGTGACAGGGTCTGGATACACCAACTATGGTAAATCCTACGGTGACGGAATCCGCAGTACGGGGCGTCCGAAGGATGGAAGTTGGGGTGACCGTGGTGGTCAACGGGGTATGTTCTGTACCTACCGCCAAAATGGCTTTCGCGATGTGCTGGACGGTCTGAGCAACACCGTGATCATGGGTGAGATGTGTACGTATAACGGAAAACGCAGTGTTTTGAGCGGAATTGTACGTTTGCCAGAAGGAGATTGGGCGCACAGGGCGACGACACCAGCGACTTGCAAGGCTGGGAATCACATCGATCCTGAGCGACCGCAATTCTACACGACTGCAGCGGCGCTTTGGCCCCGCGGTCAGCGTTGGGCGGATGGTCACTTTCACGAAACAGCCGTTGGTACCGCCGGGCCACCCAACACGACTTCGTGCCTGCGTATGAACGATTCCTACGATGGGATGATGACTGTGACCAGCTATCACAGCGGTGGAGCACATGCCTTGATGGGTGATGGTGCCGTGAAGTTCATTACTGAGTCGATTGATACCGGTGACAGTAACTCACTGCCCGCGTCGATGAATGGTGCACCTTTCTTAGCTGCAGGGATTGAAAGTCCCTATGGCGTGTGGGGCGCAATGGGAACGATCGACTGCGGAGAAACCGTCTCAGTTCCGTAA
- a CDS encoding NADH:flavin oxidoreductase, producing the protein MSYPRVASLKSSEAFRRHLSESAIEIPFADDVADGPDSPLAQPLQVHGQRIGNRFCILPMEGWDGTKDGKPTELTRRRWQNFGLSGAKLIWGGEAVAVRRDGRANPNQLMINEANLGEIADLRKLLVDTHAEQFESTDDLMVGIQLTHSGRYARPNEKTKPEPRVPQRNRVLDRRVGVTDDSAILSDDELSRLVDDFIVAAVAAERAGFTFVDVKHCHGYLGHELLAAVQRPGKYGGSFDNRTRFLRDVVAGIDAATTNMHIGVRLSVFDFMPYCPGDDRVGIPEPESETTKIFGATPDGTAIDLAEPSQLIKLMQEIGIRMVCTTAGSPYYNPHIQRPAFFPPSDGYQPPEDPLAGVARQIAAVAELKRQHPEMIFIGSGYTYLQDYLPQVAQAVIEQKMADSIGLGRMVLSYPELPADVIAGEDWQRKKVCRTFSDCTTAPRKGIVSGCYPLDPFYKKRPERELLKAAKAKLNS; encoded by the coding sequence ATGAGCTATCCACGCGTAGCCAGCCTTAAGAGTAGCGAGGCTTTCCGACGCCATTTATCAGAATCCGCCATCGAAATACCGTTCGCCGACGACGTCGCCGACGGTCCTGATTCACCGCTAGCCCAACCTTTGCAGGTCCACGGGCAGCGAATCGGAAATCGATTTTGTATCCTGCCGATGGAGGGCTGGGACGGGACGAAGGATGGCAAGCCGACTGAATTAACACGTCGGCGCTGGCAAAACTTCGGCCTCAGCGGAGCCAAGCTGATCTGGGGTGGTGAAGCGGTTGCTGTGAGGCGGGACGGACGAGCCAATCCGAATCAACTGATGATCAACGAGGCCAACCTCGGCGAGATCGCAGACCTGAGAAAATTGCTCGTTGACACTCACGCGGAACAATTTGAGTCCACCGATGACTTGATGGTGGGAATTCAACTCACACATTCAGGGCGTTACGCACGTCCCAATGAGAAAACGAAGCCAGAACCCCGAGTCCCCCAGCGCAATCGCGTGCTCGATCGCCGCGTGGGTGTCACCGACGACTCTGCAATTCTTTCCGATGACGAACTCAGCCGCTTGGTCGATGATTTTATTGTTGCCGCAGTAGCAGCCGAACGGGCGGGATTCACGTTTGTCGATGTCAAGCACTGCCATGGATATCTCGGCCACGAACTACTGGCGGCCGTTCAACGACCAGGTAAGTACGGCGGCAGTTTTGACAATCGCACGCGGTTTTTGCGTGACGTTGTCGCTGGTATCGATGCTGCCACCACGAATATGCACATCGGAGTACGGCTGAGCGTTTTCGATTTCATGCCGTACTGCCCAGGCGATGATCGAGTCGGCATCCCAGAACCGGAGAGCGAGACCACCAAAATCTTTGGTGCCACCCCCGACGGGACGGCCATCGATTTGGCGGAGCCCTCCCAGCTGATCAAGCTGATGCAGGAGATCGGCATTCGCATGGTGTGCACGACCGCCGGCAGCCCCTATTACAATCCGCACATCCAACGTCCCGCATTTTTTCCGCCGAGCGATGGCTATCAACCGCCCGAAGATCCACTGGCGGGTGTCGCCAGGCAGATCGCAGCGGTTGCCGAGCTCAAGCGACAACACCCTGAAATGATCTTCATCGGATCGGGCTACACCTATTTGCAAGACTACCTACCACAGGTAGCCCAAGCGGTTATCGAGCAAAAGATGGCTGATTCCATCGGGCTCGGCCGGATGGTGCTGTCGTACCCCGAATTGCCTGCCGATGTGATTGCCGGTGAGGATTGGCAGCGAAAGAAGGTCTGCCGTACCTTCAGTGACTGCACCACAGCTCCTCGCAAAGGCATCGTGAGCGGTTGCTACCCGCTCGATCCGTTCTACAAGAAACGCCCCGAACGAGAACTGCTCAAAGCAGCCAAGGCGAAACTTAATTCTTAG
- the secD gene encoding protein translocase subunit SecD, which yields MFAQTDSAVAGEFSQGMNTERWVALLVAAAVLILPFVVGGRLAKSLKMPGYGTRFGFILVAILGSGVTLWNRMPGLGVDLQGGTILVYEIDPQKQAELKENNSPITSQDLVEPLTQRINPSGTQEIVIRPYGESQIEIIVPAVDDREVARIKKLIEEAGVLRFAILANDLDHAAIISQAIEQSELDDPVAATAVQVGDIDDGLYGRWVKLGRESKTIDGVRAMRMSTRGMTIRNPNTGEMLQIPSNLPGADNEPEEVRIAKWLQTQPFSEIEVLMIINPLLDIQGGDLSYSASTFDEHGGPAVAFNLTDLGSGRFRALTQNNSPEGTHKRQLGIILDDTLLSAPNILQAISKEGRITGNFTREEVDGLVQILKAGQLPTTVTKQPIAENQIDATLGADTIEKGVFAIELSFGLVLIFILFYYRFSGIVACIALVMNLMLILATMVFINQPMTLPGLAGLVLTVGMSVDANVLIFERIREELKKGAKDRMAIRNGFARATTTIVDANLTTLITAFVLYAIGTDQIRGFAVTLILGIVFSMFTAIYVSRTIFDLAERRGWLSLSMSDTVNSLRAAISGGGEINFMSIGRVMLIVSAIFVTAGFLALYERGRGILDIDFAGGSSVQFRVDAPTETDEVRQIMTEAFADNGDEQIQFTVNGVSMEGATDNTVFKVDSSVDDVDLLKRAIVEGFAKHQTVGLSTYKIDITPADLGTDSPSEADQPAAESTGAASTPSAADQSRFQRVDNGVMLTAFQADDESADDTAATAQTTAEPAEPAAETTGDDTAEAAATSTGPEMRDVEMRGYAYSTSDISLGIEGSSKDAGINEDGLMEALNQAAKAAKVPLNERGVRLHPIGENTEEWSNGSALPYANWRVQLPLSGDKAIAVMKQLEENLGSDPVWISSSSVGARVAGDMVGRALGALFASLLCIIGYIWFRFQRVVYGVAAVVALLHDVIITLGAIAVSFWLANYLGFLLIDPFKISLTVVAALLTIVGYSLNDTIVVFDRIRETKGKAPRLTKEMVNSSINDTLSRTLLTSLTTLIVVVLLYAMGGEGIHAFAFALVVGVLVGTYSSIFIASPVLLYLVNRQDKKEAIAKT from the coding sequence ATGTTCGCACAAACGGATTCCGCTGTGGCGGGCGAATTCTCCCAAGGCATGAATACCGAAAGGTGGGTGGCATTGCTCGTCGCGGCGGCTGTTCTCATCCTGCCCTTTGTCGTGGGCGGTCGCCTGGCCAAGTCGCTCAAAATGCCAGGCTACGGCACGCGATTTGGTTTCATCTTGGTTGCCATCCTCGGCAGCGGCGTGACGCTGTGGAACCGCATGCCCGGACTCGGTGTTGACCTCCAAGGCGGTACGATTCTGGTCTACGAGATCGACCCGCAAAAGCAGGCCGAACTGAAGGAAAACAACTCACCCATCACCAGCCAAGACCTGGTTGAGCCGCTCACGCAGCGAATCAATCCGTCGGGCACGCAAGAAATCGTCATTCGCCCCTACGGTGAATCGCAAATCGAAATCATCGTCCCCGCTGTCGACGATCGCGAAGTTGCCCGGATCAAAAAGCTGATCGAGGAAGCGGGGGTACTGCGGTTCGCAATTTTGGCCAACGACCTCGACCATGCGGCCATCATTTCCCAAGCGATTGAGCAATCCGAACTGGACGACCCCGTCGCCGCCACCGCCGTTCAAGTCGGCGATATTGACGATGGCCTCTACGGACGCTGGGTCAAACTGGGGCGTGAATCGAAAACGATCGATGGCGTCCGCGCGATGCGAATGTCCACTCGCGGCATGACCATTCGCAATCCGAATACGGGCGAAATGCTCCAAATCCCTAGCAATTTGCCAGGCGCAGACAACGAGCCCGAAGAGGTCAGGATCGCGAAATGGCTCCAGACTCAGCCTTTTTCTGAAATCGAAGTGCTGATGATCATCAACCCGTTGCTGGACATCCAAGGCGGCGACCTGTCGTATTCGGCAAGTACGTTTGATGAGCACGGTGGCCCGGCGGTCGCATTCAACTTGACGGACCTGGGCTCGGGTCGATTCCGCGCCCTGACGCAGAACAACTCGCCCGAAGGCACGCACAAGCGACAACTGGGCATTATTCTCGACGACACGCTGTTGTCCGCCCCCAACATTTTGCAGGCGATTTCGAAGGAAGGCCGGATCACCGGTAACTTCACTCGCGAAGAAGTTGATGGACTCGTGCAGATCCTGAAGGCCGGTCAACTGCCGACCACTGTGACCAAACAACCTATCGCCGAAAACCAAATTGATGCCACCCTCGGTGCTGATACCATCGAAAAAGGCGTGTTTGCCATCGAATTGTCATTCGGATTGGTGCTGATTTTCATCCTGTTCTACTACCGTTTTTCGGGCATCGTGGCGTGCATCGCATTGGTGATGAACCTGATGCTGATCCTGGCCACGATGGTCTTCATCAACCAACCCATGACGCTGCCAGGACTCGCTGGCTTGGTGCTCACCGTCGGCATGTCGGTGGACGCGAACGTGTTGATTTTTGAGCGTATTCGCGAAGAATTGAAGAAGGGCGCCAAGGACAGGATGGCCATCCGCAATGGTTTCGCGCGAGCGACAACCACCATCGTCGACGCCAACTTGACCACGCTGATCACAGCATTCGTGCTGTACGCAATCGGCACGGACCAGATTCGCGGATTCGCCGTCACGTTGATTCTCGGTATCGTGTTCTCGATGTTCACCGCGATTTATGTTTCGCGAACGATCTTCGATTTGGCCGAACGACGCGGTTGGCTGTCCCTCTCGATGTCCGACACGGTAAACTCATTACGTGCAGCGATATCGGGTGGTGGCGAAATCAATTTCATGAGCATTGGCCGCGTGATGCTGATCGTTTCTGCGATCTTCGTGACGGCCGGGTTCCTGGCTCTCTATGAACGTGGACGCGGCATTCTTGACATCGACTTCGCAGGTGGATCCTCGGTGCAATTCCGCGTGGACGCCCCGACCGAAACCGACGAGGTCCGGCAAATCATGACCGAAGCCTTTGCCGACAACGGAGACGAGCAGATTCAGTTCACCGTCAACGGTGTCAGCATGGAAGGTGCCACAGACAACACGGTCTTCAAGGTCGATTCCTCTGTCGACGATGTCGATCTACTCAAACGAGCGATCGTTGAAGGCTTTGCCAAGCATCAAACCGTGGGGCTGTCGACGTACAAAATCGATATCACCCCAGCAGACCTCGGCACAGACTCACCTAGTGAAGCAGATCAACCTGCTGCCGAGAGCACCGGCGCCGCCTCGACACCCAGCGCCGCTGACCAATCGCGTTTTCAACGCGTTGACAATGGCGTCATGTTGACGGCATTCCAAGCAGACGACGAGTCGGCCGACGATACCGCAGCGACCGCACAGACTACTGCCGAGCCGGCCGAACCCGCAGCCGAAACCACTGGTGACGATACCGCCGAAGCTGCTGCCACGTCGACAGGCCCGGAAATGCGTGATGTGGAAATGCGAGGCTACGCTTACAGCACCTCCGATATTTCATTGGGTATCGAAGGCAGCTCGAAGGATGCTGGGATCAATGAGGACGGCCTGATGGAAGCGCTTAACCAAGCTGCCAAGGCTGCCAAAGTCCCGCTGAATGAACGCGGCGTGAGACTGCACCCCATCGGCGAAAACACCGAAGAATGGTCCAATGGATCGGCCTTACCCTACGCCAACTGGCGAGTCCAATTGCCCCTCTCGGGAGACAAGGCGATCGCAGTTATGAAGCAACTCGAGGAAAACCTCGGCAGTGACCCCGTCTGGATCAGCAGCAGCAGTGTTGGTGCCCGTGTCGCGGGAGACATGGTCGGTCGAGCTCTCGGAGCACTCTTCGCTTCGCTGTTGTGCATCATCGGCTACATCTGGTTCCGCTTTCAACGAGTGGTCTACGGCGTGGCCGCCGTCGTCGCCCTATTGCACGACGTGATCATCACACTCGGCGCGATTGCCGTCAGCTTCTGGCTGGCCAATTACCTTGGCTTCCTGCTCATCGATCCGTTTAAAATTTCACTAACAGTGGTCGCGGCACTGCTTACGATCGTGGGCTACTCGCTCAACGATACGATTGTCGTGTTTGACCGCATTCGTGAAACGAAGGGCAAAGCACCACGGCTGACCAAGGAGATGGTCAACTCCAGCATCAATGACACCCTCAGCCGCACGTTGCTGACCTCGTTGACAACGCTGATCGTGGTCGTCTTGCTCTACGCGATGGGCGGGGAAGGCATTCATGCGTTTGCGTTCGCCCTCGTCGTCGGTGTGCTCGTCGGTACCTATAGCTCCATCTTTATCGCCAGCCCTGTGCTGCTGTACCTGGTCAATCGCCAGGACAAAAAGGAAGCGATTGCGAAGACATGA
- the yajC gene encoding preprotein translocase subunit YajC yields the protein MPGSPALLPPLDTLSIENSNEFLLGTPVGMVSEWIAMLPSWNTVIAQTILLAQDAASGGAKTPGPQNIWEAFFSSPLPLIAGLAMIWYVTWFLPEKRKRQNEASLLASLTKNDRVVTIGGLHGTVVSAVADSDVITLKIDEAGTTRVKVNRSAIAAITEHAKGKPLGKDGQPGTENKPGKDSRGESPSKNASGEESSD from the coding sequence GTGCCCGGATCCCCTGCTTTGTTACCACCCTTGGACACCCTTTCTATCGAAAACTCCAACGAATTCCTACTCGGCACGCCCGTGGGAATGGTCTCGGAGTGGATCGCGATGCTGCCATCGTGGAACACGGTAATTGCGCAGACGATCCTGCTCGCTCAGGACGCCGCATCAGGTGGGGCGAAGACTCCAGGGCCGCAAAATATTTGGGAAGCGTTTTTTTCCTCGCCACTTCCACTGATCGCTGGGCTGGCGATGATCTGGTATGTGACGTGGTTTCTACCGGAAAAGCGAAAACGTCAAAACGAAGCCAGTCTGCTGGCGTCACTGACGAAGAATGATCGTGTCGTCACCATTGGCGGACTGCACGGGACCGTCGTCTCTGCGGTCGCAGATAGTGATGTGATCACACTGAAAATCGACGAGGCGGGAACGACCCGCGTCAAAGTCAACCGATCGGCCATCGCGGCGATCACCGAACACGCCAAAGGCAAACCGCTCGGAAAAGACGGCCAGCCCGGCACCGAAAATAAGCCCGGTAAAGACTCCCGTGGCGAATCCCCGTCTAAAAACGCGTCCGGCGAGGAGTCGTCGGACTAA
- a CDS encoding DUF4153 domain-containing protein, which translates to MSHDANVSEAGEFTNPTPEAVPAGIDRLWALAAEVSMVVVWTVAADLLIFRGRGFFAVAAFFAVALVAVAVAHLLRWRPASELTPTPFWSGVGVAGTLLLLAVIRLGWEGSAELTLSAVFALVALVLALSGWLPTLLRLITTTMFAPFLGAQRLPQLQSVSLSARLTPSRSVWLSVLFPVLAVGLFGGIFILANPDLVERVSNSLYTTFTRVMDFFSEVSLWELPFCVLAFFVGMGLLRPLTPGQGDLIQRLLGDASTDEFVTLPQPADAGEANSMYAPFRNMLVALIGLFVIYLAFEFTTLWRREFPAGFYYAGYAHQGAAWLTVALALATVTLSMIFHDAMFRDPRIERLRLLAWIWSGTNLLLAVAVYNRLSIYVGYNGMTRMRTIGFFGITLVLVGFALVIVKILRRHSVRWLIQSQLIALSLAVVLYCLFPVDYVAHRYNTNRVAGGYLKPSVMIAVKPIDDEGIFPLFDLVDHSDETIREGVRAMLANRQREIESYARDTPWSWHRYQYAKTLLYRKLAAKQSKWTRYVRDPAAGELAIKRFEDYAMQWY; encoded by the coding sequence ATGTCTCACGATGCGAACGTTTCCGAGGCCGGCGAGTTCACCAATCCCACCCCGGAGGCGGTGCCCGCTGGCATCGATCGTCTGTGGGCACTCGCGGCCGAAGTATCCATGGTGGTCGTGTGGACTGTCGCCGCTGACCTATTGATTTTTCGAGGTCGCGGTTTCTTCGCCGTCGCCGCGTTCTTTGCGGTGGCTCTGGTCGCTGTCGCCGTCGCGCATCTGTTGCGCTGGCGGCCGGCAAGCGAGCTGACGCCAACGCCGTTCTGGAGTGGGGTGGGCGTTGCCGGAACATTGTTGTTGCTGGCGGTGATTCGGTTGGGCTGGGAAGGATCCGCTGAGCTCACGTTGTCCGCAGTTTTTGCCTTGGTGGCGCTCGTGCTTGCACTCTCAGGATGGTTACCGACCCTGTTGCGGCTCATCACGACGACCATGTTTGCACCGTTCTTGGGCGCCCAGCGTCTGCCTCAGTTGCAGAGCGTCTCGCTTTCCGCTCGGCTCACGCCCTCGCGGTCGGTGTGGCTGTCCGTGCTATTTCCAGTGCTCGCAGTCGGCTTGTTCGGCGGCATCTTTATCTTGGCGAATCCCGATTTGGTAGAACGGGTTTCCAACTCGCTTTATACGACTTTCACGCGGGTGATGGACTTTTTCTCGGAAGTCTCTCTCTGGGAACTTCCGTTCTGCGTACTTGCGTTCTTTGTCGGGATGGGGTTGCTGCGCCCGCTCACGCCCGGGCAGGGCGACCTGATCCAACGCTTGCTCGGTGACGCCAGCACGGACGAGTTTGTCACGCTGCCCCAACCAGCGGACGCTGGGGAGGCGAATTCGATGTATGCGCCTTTTCGCAATATGTTGGTCGCCTTAATAGGATTGTTTGTCATTTATCTTGCCTTTGAGTTCACGACGTTATGGCGACGTGAGTTTCCGGCAGGGTTCTACTACGCCGGTTACGCGCACCAGGGGGCTGCATGGTTAACGGTCGCGCTCGCATTGGCCACCGTCACGCTGTCGATGATCTTTCATGACGCGATGTTTCGTGATCCTCGCATTGAGCGGTTGAGATTACTCGCCTGGATTTGGTCGGGAACGAACTTGTTGCTCGCCGTCGCGGTTTATAACCGCTTATCAATTTACGTTGGCTACAACGGGATGACCCGGATGCGGACGATTGGTTTTTTCGGCATTACACTCGTACTGGTGGGATTTGCACTGGTGATTGTCAAAATTTTGCGGCGACACTCGGTGCGGTGGCTGATCCAGTCCCAACTGATTGCCCTTTCATTGGCCGTCGTGCTGTATTGCCTGTTTCCGGTCGATTACGTTGCCCACCGCTATAACACCAATCGGGTCGCGGGGGGCTATCTGAAACCGTCTGTCATGATCGCCGTCAAGCCGATAGATGATGAAGGTATTTTTCCGCTTTTTGATTTGGTCGATCATTCTGACGAGACGATCCGAGAGGGCGTGCGTGCGATGCTGGCGAACCGGCAGCGGGAAATCGAATCGTATGCGCGCGACACCCCGTGGAGCTGGCACCGTTACCAGTACGCCAAGACGCTGCTATATCGAAAACTCGCTGCCAAACAATCCAAGTGGACACGTTACGTGCGTGATCCCGCCGCAGGCGAGCTCGCGATTAAGCGGTTTGAAGACTACGCGATGCAGTGGTACTAA
- a CDS encoding pyruvate kinase, which produces MRLTAIVGTHGFLSRIVPRSLALVILLQAICLPGFTGAAPAEQLETPGERRVNFQRKPLDLIPAGARFVEGPPTGWSNLLSFVEVQLTSGDATAVSETVRHYAELFNLVMLANTNQNAAGEFELDRVAIGFSMLIDGKNTVVTSDTQSDLGGGLSLIGRGVLDSNVASLARVEQVARTDNSILIDAPAVFLRDGEHREMVVRHYIWVFPENGNVGTLVWLLDPSPRSAPRPSQLHIVDRKMELLPPNMHEDRVMDVDADKFSVFGIPAKDAFASVRLPPGVTFEMNEAMQRTAGQQNFTAETFADLTTAIAQSLKAGRIAE; this is translated from the coding sequence ATGCGATTGACTGCCATCGTTGGTACACACGGGTTCTTGTCGCGGATCGTTCCCCGGTCCCTCGCGTTGGTGATCTTGCTCCAAGCGATTTGCCTGCCTGGATTTACTGGAGCGGCACCCGCCGAGCAGCTGGAGACGCCGGGAGAGCGGCGCGTCAACTTTCAGCGCAAGCCGCTGGACCTGATCCCGGCAGGAGCCAGGTTTGTGGAGGGGCCGCCGACGGGATGGTCCAACCTGCTGTCCTTCGTTGAAGTCCAGCTTACCAGTGGCGATGCGACTGCCGTGTCGGAGACCGTTCGCCATTACGCCGAGCTCTTCAACCTCGTCATGTTGGCGAATACCAACCAAAATGCAGCAGGCGAATTTGAACTCGATCGAGTCGCGATTGGTTTTTCAATGCTCATCGATGGTAAGAACACCGTGGTCACGTCGGACACCCAAAGCGATCTTGGTGGGGGGCTCTCTCTCATCGGGCGCGGCGTTTTGGATAGTAATGTCGCCTCTCTCGCTCGCGTGGAGCAGGTGGCGAGGACGGACAATAGCATTCTTATTGACGCTCCCGCTGTGTTCCTTCGTGACGGGGAACATCGTGAGATGGTGGTGCGGCACTACATCTGGGTCTTCCCTGAAAACGGCAATGTGGGAACGCTCGTTTGGCTGCTCGATCCGTCACCTCGTAGTGCGCCGCGACCCTCGCAGCTGCACATTGTTGATCGAAAGATGGAGCTATTGCCACCAAATATGCACGAAGACCGCGTGATGGACGTCGATGCTGACAAATTCAGCGTCTTTGGCATTCCTGCCAAGGATGCCTTTGCCTCAGTGAGGTTGCCGCCGGGCGTTACCTTTGAGATGAACGAGGCGATGCAGCGCACCGCCGGGCAACAGAACTTTACTGCAGAAACCTTCGCGGACCTCACGACCGCCATTGCGCAGAGTTTGAAAGCGGGCAGAATCGCTGAGTAA